GGCGGCGCTGCGGTTGCCGACATTCCGGGCCGGTGGGTACGAGCGGTTGAAGCGCGTCGTACTCGTCGTCGGCGCGGACCGGGTGATCGAACGAGTCCGCTACCCCGTAACCGACATCGCCGAAGCGGTCGACTGGGCACTCGCTGGCTGAAGCCCGCCAACACCCAGCCGACGGGCGGGGGGCGATCACCGCGCGACGCCAACCCACTCTCGGGTGCGTGGAGGACAGGCGGTGACTGCTTGATCGCCGGCACCTGCTCGGTGTGTGGGTGATCAGCGGTTGAAGAAGGACTTCAGTTCGGTGGCGATTCGGCGTACTGCTTCGGGTTTGCCGGTGGGGTTGAGGCCGCCGGGGTCCGAGGACGAGCCGTGGTCGTAGCCGTCGAACTCGATCCGGGTGCAGTGCGGGAGCACCTTCTCCAGCGCGTCCCGGCCAGGCGTGAGGCCACGGAGACCCTTGCTGCCACCCATCAGCAGAACCTCGGCCTGAACCGCACGAAAAGCATCGAAGGTGCCGGCCAGTTCCGCGACGATCGTGCCTTCCGCGTGGATCGTCGGCGCCAGGCCGCGCATGGTCACCGCACCGGCGGCGGCCTGACGCTCATCCTTCGCCATCATCTTCTCGGTCATCAACCGGAGCAGACCTCGCGGCATCACCTTGAGGAAAGCCGGCGCCATCTCGAACCCGAACATGCTCGTCACCATCGCACCGGCGACATCCCCGCGAGCGATCTCCTCGTCGAACCTGGCCAACCAGGCCCGATGCGGCGCCGCATCCGCGACCAGCGCCGGCTCATAAACCGCAACCCTCCGCAACGCCGGCAGGGTACCGGCGCTGGTGTCGGCGGTGCCGGCGGTGGTGCGGGTGGTTTCCAGGACTACTGCTCCGCCGGCGCTGACGCCGAAGACCAGTTCGGCGCCGGTTGCGGACAGGACGGCTTGTAGGTCTTCGACTTCGGTTCGGACGCCGTGGCCGGGGCGGTGAGGTCCGGAGAGTCCGCGGCCGCGGCGGTCCGGGAGGTACACGGTGAACTCGTCCGCCAGCGCCTCCGCCAGTAGGAGGTGGCTGCGGGCGGACTCCATGCTTCCGTGCAGGACGACGACGGCCGGAGCCTGGTCGTTCGCCCCGGTCCTGTAGTACCCGATCTCGGTGCCGTCGCGTGAGGTGACGGTGCCCTGGGTCAGTTCTGCTGTCCTCATGGATCGATAGTTACATGCGATCTAGTTACATTGCAACTAGTGTCTTTGACCATATACGCTAGGTTCGTGACCTTTCGACGCTCACCGCTCGCGCTCGCGATCCTCGGCCTGCTGGAGAACGGTCCGCTGCATCCGTACGGGCTGCAGCGGCTGCTCAAGCAGTGGGGCAAGGATCAGGTCGTCAACGTCGGGCAGCGGACCACCCTGTACCGGATGATCGTGCGGTTGGAGGAAGGCGGCCTGATCACCGCGGGCGCGACCGAGCGGGACGAGCGGTATCCCGAGCGGACCGTGTACCACCTGACCGACGACGGGCGCGCGACCTGCCGGCAGTGGCTGGGCGAGATCATGACGACGCCGCGGAACGAGTATCCGGAGTTTCCGGCGGCGCTGTCGTTCGTGATGCTGGTGCCGCCGGAGACCGCCGGCGAGCTGCTCACCGAGCGCCGGGAGAAGCTGACCAAGCGCATCTCAGAGCTGCAGTTGGAGCTCCGGACCGAAGTGGAGGGAAAGTCGATCCCCCGGTTCGCGCTCCTGGAGACCGAGTATCAGGTCGCGGTGACGGTGGCGGAGGCGAAGTGGATCGACAGCGTCCTCCACGACCTCAACCGGGGCAAACTCACCTGGACCCCCGGACCGGTATGACCCGGCACGGTGTGACCGGTATGACGCGGCACGGTGTGGTGGAGCGGGTATGAGTGGGACCGCGGTGGAGGTTTGGTGGGCGGAGGTCGGGGCGGTTCGGGCGGAGTACGCAGCGGATCTGGATTCGGTTGAGCGGGGGCGGTTGGCCGCGTACGCGCGCGAAGTGGACCGGGCCAGGTTCTTGCTGGGCGTGACGATTACGCGCCAGGTGCTCGGGGCGCGATTTTCGTTGCCTCCAGCAAATATCAGGTTGGATCGGAGTTGCGCCGAGTGTGGAAGACCGCATGGCAAGGTGCGTACGGACGGGGTGGAGCTGTCCGTGACTCACTCCGGTGAGCTGGTCGGAGTGGCCTTCTCGGATCACGTGGTCGGGCTGGACGTCGAGAAGGTCGACCCGGGAGTGGACGTCGACGCGATCGCACGGCTCGCGTTCCCGGACGCTGAGCAGAAGAACCTCCGCAAGTACGAAGGGCTGGAGAAGGCGCGGGTCTTCACGACGTACTGGACCCGGAAAGAGGCGGTGGTGAAGGCGACCGGCGAGGGGTTGCGCGGCGATCCGCGGGCTGAGGTTCCGGACGGGATTCAGGTACGGGAACTCGACGTCGGCGCGGACCACCGGGCGGCCCTGGCCGTCGTCGCCGACGAGCCGCCGGTGGTGCGAACGTTGAACTTCGGAGCCGACGGTCAGGTCTGAGCGGCTCGTCAGGTTTGAGCGGCTCGTCAGGTTCGGAGCTGGCCCTCGCCGGTGACGATGTACTTCGTCGACGTCATCTCCGGCAGGCCCATCGGGCCGCGGGCGTGCAGTTTCTGCGTGGAGATACCGATCTCGGCACCGAAGCCGTACTCACCGCCGTCGGTGAACCGAGTGCTGGCGTTCACCACCACCGCGGCCGAGTCGACCGCCTGAGTGAAACGACGCGCGGCCGACTGCGACCGGGTGACGATCGCGTCGGTATGACCGGAGCTGTACCGCCGGATGTGCTGAACCGCGGCCTCAAGCGAATCCACCACAGCCGCCGACAGATCAAGCGAGTTGTACTCGGTACCGAAGTCGTCCTCATCAGCCGCCACCACAGCGGAGTCATTGCCAGCAGCAACTACCTTCGGGTCACCATGGACGGTGACACCGGCTTGCGCAAGCGCAGGCAGTGCTCGTGCCAAGAACTCGTCGGCGACCGCAGCGTGAACCAGCAACGACTCGGCAGCATTGCACACGCTCGGCCGCTGGATCTTGGAGTTCAGCAAGATCTCCAACCCGAGCTCAAGATCCGCGTCGGCATCGATGTACACGTGGCAGTTGCCGACCCCGGTCTCGATCACCGGCACCGTCGACTCGCTGACCACCGTCTGAATCAGCCCGGCACCACCACGCGGGATCAGTACGTCGACCAGCCCGCGCGCCTGCATCAGTTCCTTCACCGCGGCACGATCCGTCGGTACGCCCTGCACCACATCCGCCGGCAGCCCACTCGTCTCGGCCGCATCGCGCAGCACGGCGATGATCGCCGAGTTGGACGCGGCAGCCGACGACGAACCGCGCAGCAGCACGGCGTTGCCGGACTT
The genomic region above belongs to Kribbella solani and contains:
- a CDS encoding alpha/beta fold hydrolase, translating into MRTAELTQGTVTSRDGTEIGYYRTGANDQAPAVVVLHGSMESARSHLLLAEALADEFTVYLPDRRGRGLSGPHRPGHGVRTEVEDLQAVLSATGAELVFGVSAGGAVVLETTRTTAGTADTSAGTLPALRRVAVYEPALVADAAPHRAWLARFDEEIARGDVAGAMVTSMFGFEMAPAFLKVMPRGLLRLMTEKMMAKDERQAAAGAVTMRGLAPTIHAEGTIVAELAGTFDAFRAVQAEVLLMGGSKGLRGLTPGRDALEKVLPHCTRIEFDGYDHGSSSDPGGLNPTGKPEAVRRIATELKSFFNR
- a CDS encoding PadR family transcriptional regulator — its product is MTFRRSPLALAILGLLENGPLHPYGLQRLLKQWGKDQVVNVGQRTTLYRMIVRLEEGGLITAGATERDERYPERTVYHLTDDGRATCRQWLGEIMTTPRNEYPEFPAALSFVMLVPPETAGELLTERREKLTKRISELQLELRTEVEGKSIPRFALLETEYQVAVTVAEAKWIDSVLHDLNRGKLTWTPGPV
- a CDS encoding 4'-phosphopantetheinyl transferase superfamily protein produces the protein MTHSGELVGVAFSDHVVGLDVEKVDPGVDVDAIARLAFPDAEQKNLRKYEGLEKARVFTTYWTRKEAVVKATGEGLRGDPRAEVPDGIQVRELDVGADHRAALAVVADEPPVVRTLNFGADGQV
- a CDS encoding glutamate-5-semialdehyde dehydrogenase, with product MSEIIELARRARVASYVLAEASRAAKDAALHAMAAALRANTDAIVAANAKDVAAAREAGTPESTVDRLALDPARVDAMAAGLEQLAGLNDPVGEVVRGYTLPNGLELRQVRVPFGVVGIIYEARPNVTADAAGICLKSGNAVLLRGSSSAAASNSAIIAVLRDAAETSGLPADVVQGVPTDRAAVKELMQARGLVDVLIPRGGAGLIQTVVSESTVPVIETGVGNCHVYIDADADLELGLEILLNSKIQRPSVCNAAESLLVHAAVADEFLARALPALAQAGVTVHGDPKVVAAGNDSAVVAADEDDFGTEYNSLDLSAAVVDSLEAAVQHIRRYSSGHTDAIVTRSQSAARRFTQAVDSAAVVVNASTRFTDGGEYGFGAEIGISTQKLHARGPMGLPEMTSTKYIVTGEGQLRT